The Candidatus Kryptobacter tengchongensis genome contains a region encoding:
- a CDS encoding transporter, SSS family: MRFAQNVDYIVLALYFILMLSIGIYYSKFSKGVHNYFAAGNKVPWWISGISLYMTNFSAWTFTAAAGFIYHTSWYGVVYISSGIVTYFLGALLTAKRWRRSRVISPIEYTQTRYNIQTQQLLSWVISANFILSAGAQLSATCKFLSPLFGIDIDILIIATGLVILFYTFLGGLWGVLITDFVQFVILISMTLIISLLSLKFAGGLKGLFENVPPFTFEHVYNNVFYDLNFLISIYLIGTIGVAAGASQRFYSVVDEKSALKVGILASILSFAQPLLFAVPPLVARIIWPDLSQVDLFKGFFQPNDLVYLGVALKILPIGLIGLLMSAMLSATMSTLSSVYNFVGSIITRDIYLALFNPKADEVKQFKFGRITTFVLGLIVIAESLLYVHSEFGIFNIMVTFFTLFNIPVNIPLAFGLIFKSIPRWGASLAIIWGLIVGAIARFVAGWSIGAQVYISGISTFVILMLSDKIRTLYLKNKTFLSLISLAVSILCSLIFLLNLKTEPSIARYLIIIVASFSLGFSLIYFNKFVKETEQDKKVVEEFFKKIETPINVAQEVYGKSGKETEIFLFIGFILIVIGTLISFLPFVVHTEKDIHIFIIVASVYIIFGVLMILYGRKNKINKEFILSENPGSKTKTNKSDEISRGI; encoded by the coding sequence GTGCGCTTTGCCCAAAATGTTGATTACATAGTTCTTGCGCTTTACTTTATTTTAATGCTTTCAATAGGCATATATTACTCAAAATTTAGCAAAGGGGTTCACAACTATTTTGCAGCCGGGAATAAAGTTCCATGGTGGATTAGCGGTATCTCTCTTTACATGACTAATTTTAGCGCTTGGACATTTACTGCAGCTGCTGGTTTTATCTACCATACCTCATGGTATGGTGTGGTTTATATAAGCAGTGGGATTGTAACATATTTTCTTGGTGCGTTGCTTACCGCTAAAAGATGGAGAAGATCAAGGGTTATCTCCCCAATTGAATATACCCAAACAAGATATAACATTCAAACGCAACAACTTCTCAGTTGGGTTATATCTGCAAACTTTATCCTTTCCGCTGGAGCTCAGCTTTCGGCAACATGTAAATTTTTATCACCACTATTTGGAATTGATATTGATATTCTTATAATTGCAACTGGGCTTGTGATCTTATTTTATACATTTCTTGGCGGTTTGTGGGGCGTGCTTATCACAGATTTTGTTCAGTTTGTAATTTTAATAAGCATGACACTTATAATTTCTCTCTTGAGTTTAAAATTTGCTGGTGGGTTAAAGGGACTTTTTGAAAATGTTCCACCGTTTACTTTTGAACATGTCTATAATAATGTTTTTTATGATTTGAACTTTCTTATATCAATTTACCTTATTGGAACAATTGGTGTAGCAGCTGGGGCATCTCAGAGGTTTTATAGCGTCGTTGATGAAAAATCAGCCTTGAAAGTTGGGATTCTTGCTTCTATTTTATCATTCGCTCAGCCATTGCTTTTTGCTGTCCCACCCCTTGTTGCCAGAATTATATGGCCAGATCTATCACAAGTTGATCTATTTAAAGGATTTTTCCAACCCAACGACCTTGTCTATCTGGGTGTAGCCTTGAAAATACTTCCAATTGGTCTTATCGGTCTTCTAATGTCCGCTATGCTTTCAGCTACAATGAGCACGCTGTCAAGCGTTTATAACTTTGTTGGCTCAATAATAACACGAGATATATACCTTGCTTTATTCAACCCAAAGGCGGATGAAGTAAAGCAATTTAAGTTCGGACGAATAACAACATTTGTTCTCGGTTTAATTGTAATTGCTGAATCTTTGCTTTATGTTCACAGTGAATTTGGAATCTTTAACATAATGGTTACATTTTTCACACTTTTTAATATACCTGTTAACATCCCACTTGCTTTTGGTCTTATATTCAAATCCATCCCAAGATGGGGAGCATCTCTTGCCATAATTTGGGGTCTTATAGTAGGAGCTATTGCAAGATTTGTGGCTGGCTGGTCAATAGGAGCGCAGGTGTATATATCTGGGATATCTACTTTTGTAATTCTTATGTTAAGCGATAAAATACGAACCCTTTATTTAAAAAATAAAACTTTTTTGAGCCTTATATCTTTGGCAGTGTCAATTCTTTGCTCGCTTATCTTTTTGCTCAATCTTAAAACTGAACCATCTATCGCAAGATATTTAATTATTATCGTTGCCTCTTTCTCTCTTGGATTCAGCTTAATTTATTTCAATAAATTTGTAAAAGAAACAGAACAAGATAAGAAAGTTGTTGAAGAATTCTTCAAAAAAATTGAAACGCCTATCAATGTTGCGCAAGAGGTTTATGGAAAAAGTGGAAAAGAAACAGAAATATTTCTGTTTATAGGGTTCATTTTAATTGTGATCGGCACTTTGATATCATTCCTTCCATTTGTGGTTCACACTGAGAAAGATATCCACATTTTTATAATCGTAGCCTCCGTTTATATCATATTTGGCGTTTTGATGATTCTTTACGGAAGAAAAAATAAAATTAACAAAGAATTCATCTTATCTGAAAATCCAGGCTCAAAAACAAAAACAAACAAATCCGATGAAATTAGCAGAGGCATTTAA